CGGTCTCGAACCGGCGACCTCAACCTTGGCAAGGTTGCGCTCTACCAACTGAGCTACATCCGCGCTGCTCACAGCGTTGTTATTCCTTCGCTGTGCGGCGGGAGAGACATTAGCCGATCCCCGCCGTGAACTCCAAACCGGCTGTCCAGCGGCCCCGGTCACCGCCTCGACGGACCCCGTTGGACCCGCCGACACCCCCGTTCAGGAGGCCGACCGCGCCGCCCTCCGGGCGGCCTTCCGGGCCGCCTTTCGCGCGACCCGCTCGGGGTCCTCGGGGAGCGGCGTCAGGGGTCTGGACTTCTTCCGCTTCGCAGCAGCCGGCTCCTCACTGCCGTCCCCCGCCCCCGCACCGGCCGGCGCCCCGACAGGCTCGTCCGGCGTCCCCACAGGCCCACCAGGCGCCCCGCCGAGCCCCCCGAAGACCTCGGCCGCAGCCTCGGGCTCCCCCGCCCCTCCCGAGCGGCCGGCGGCCTCCTCGGCGGTCCGGCGACGGCGCACCTCCCGCTTGACCCACCCGACAGCCCGGGCCCGCGCGCTGGGCCGCTCCTGCACGGGCCACAGCAGCCGGATGGCGGCGTTGAGGGCAGCGCCGATGAGGATGGCGATGGCGAGGAAGTACAGCCAGATCAGCAGCACGATCGGCGTGCTCAGCGGCCCGTAGATCGACGTGCCCCCCAGAGAGGCCGCGACCGTGCCGCGGAGCACGAACGACGACAGCGCCCAGATGACCAACGTCAGCACGGCGCCGGGCATGTCCCTCAGCCACGGCGTCCGGCGTGGCGTGGAGATGTGGTAGAGCGTCGTCAGGCTGGCGACGGCGATGAACGTCACCACCGGCCAGTAGAGCCAGAACAGGAAGTCCAGGCTCTCCGGCAGCAGCGCCTCCAGCCACGTCGGGCCGATCAGCACCAGTGGGATGACGATGATCCCGACGACGAGCGAGACCAGGTACAGCGTCAGCGACAGGGCACGGGTCTGCACGATGCCTCGCACACCCGACTGCCCGTACATGATCGAGATGGTGTCTACGAAGACGTTGAGGGCGCGCGACCCCGACCAGATCGACAGCAGGAAACCGACGGAGATGAGGTCCAGGCGCCCCCTGCCCAGCACGTCGTTGACGGTCGGCAACAGCGCGTCCGTGATCAACGTGTCGGTGAGGAAGCGCTCCGCCCAGGTCTGGATCCCGCCGGTGATCTCGTCGACCGTCTCCTGGCCGAGCCACTGCCCGACGTAACCGACCCCGCCGAAGAGCCCCAGCACCAGTGGTGGCAGCGACAGCAGCGCGAAGAAGCCCGCCTCGGACGCCAGCCCGGTCACGCGGTAGCGCAGACAGACCCGGATCGTCTCGACGGTCAGGCGCGCCAGAGCCGTCGCCCCCGGCACCCGGGCGAGGTGTCTCTTCACCCGCGCCTTCACGCTCACCACTCCGCAACGGTATCCCGGCGCCTCTCCGTCGGCCCGCATGTGACACGTCTGACGCGGCAACGGCCTGATCACGCCGCCCTGTCCGCCCTAGGCTGCCGAGGTGAGCACCCACGCCGTCACCAACCAGGTACCGCCGCTTTCCGGCCACAGCCTGCTGACCAGCGACCCCGCGCTCGAGGAGGGCCTGCGACGCTGGGCCGGCGCGACGGCATACGAGGACATCGCCGTCCTCGCGGAGCTGGCCGGCCGTCCCGAGGCCCAGCGGGCCGGCGACCTGGCCAACCTCCACACGCCGGTGCTGCGCACCCACGCACCCACCGGTGAGCGGGTCGACGAGGTGGAGTTCCACCCCTCCTGGCACGACCTCATGGACACCGCCGTCGTCCACGGCCTCACGGCCGGACCGTGGACCGAGCCTGCGGGCAGCGGCGCCCACGTGCGCCGGGCGGCCGGTTTCATCGTCTGGTCCCAGGTGGAGGCCGGGCACCTGTGCCCCGTGTCGATGACGTATGCCGCCGTGCCCGCCCTGCGCGCCAACCCCGAGCTGTCTGCGGCATGGGTGCCGAAGCTCGCCTCCCGGGAGTACGACTTCGGTCTGCGCCCCCTGTCCGGCAAGCGCGGCGCCATCGCCGGCATGGGCATGACGGAGAAGCAGGGCGGCTCCGACGTGCGCGCCAACACAACCGTCGCGACCGCTGCACCGGGTGGCCCCCTGGCCGGCGGCCACACCTACCGGCTCACCGGCCACAAGTGGTTCCTCTCGGCGCCGATGAGCGACGCCTTTCTCGTGCTCGCCCAGACCGAGGCCGGCCCCACCTGCTTCCTCGTCCCCCGTGTCCTCGACGACGGGACCCGCAATCCCTTTGCGCTGCAACGCCTCAAGGACAAGCTGGGCAACCGCTCCAACGCCTCGTCCGAGGTCGAGTTCGACGGCACCTGGGGTGTGCGCGTCGGCGACGAGGGACGCGGCGTGCGCACCATCATCGACATGGTCGCCTCCACCAGGCTCGACTGCGTGCTCGGCTCCACGGCCACCATGCGGCAGGCCGTGGTGCGCGCCGTCCACCACGCCCGGCACCGCTCCGCCTTCGGGGCTCGGCTCGTCGAACAGCCGCTGATGCGCAACGTGCTCGTCGACCTCGTCCTCGAGACCGAGGCCGCCACCACGCTGTCGCTGCGCCTCGCACACGCCGTCGACGAGGGCGACTCCGACTTCTCCCGGCTCGCCGTCGCGGTCGGCAAGTACTGGGTGTGCAAGCGCACTGCGCCGGTCGTGGCCGAGGCGCTGGAGTGCTTGGGCGGCAACGGCTACGTCGAGGAGAACGGCCTCGCCCGCCTCTACCGCGAGGCGCCGCTGAACTCGATCTGGGAGGGCTCGGGCAACGTCAACGCCCTCGACGTGCTGCGCGCCGTCTCGCGCCAGCCGCAGGCCGTCGAGGCGTTCGTCCGCGAGGCCAAGCGCGGCCTCGGCCACAGTGCCGCACTCGACGACGCCATCGACGGCCTCGAGGAGGTGGCCCGGTATGCCGCAGAGCCCGGCGCCGCCGTCGGCGCCCGTCGGGTCGTCGAGACGCTGGCCGTGACCCTCCAGGCCGCGCTCCTGGCCCAGCACGCGCCGAGCGAGGTGGCCGACGCGTTCGTCGCCAGCCGGATCGCCGGCGGTCACGGTCACACGCTGGGCACCCTCGACGGCTCTCTGGTGCAGGACAGCGCGGAACGGATCCTCGAGCGCGCACTCGTGCTCTGACACGCCGGCGGTCGGGCCGGCGTGTCAGAGCGCACGGGTCAGGCCTCGCCCTCGTCCCTCTCCCCCGAGGCCATCGCCGGCGCGGAAGGCGGGTTCTCAGGGCTGTCCTCGTCGGTGGGCCGGGCCACCAGGTTCTGTCCGGTCTTGGCGTCGAAGATCTGCATCTTGCTCGTGTCGTACCAGAGCTCGACCTCCGCTCCCTCCCTCACCCGCGAGGCTGCGTCGAGGCGCGCGGTGATCGTGATGCCGTCCCCGTGCAGGTCGTAGCCGGTGTCCGCCGCCAGGTCCTCGAGGTCCTTGGAGTGCGCTTCCTCGGCCCGCAGGGTGAAGTAGACGAACACGTCAGAGCCCATCGACTCGACGAGGTCGACAGTCGTTGTGAAGCGCCCACCCTCGCTGTCGCGCACGATCTTCGCGTCCTCGAAGTGCTCGGGGCGGATGCCGATGATCACGTCGCGGACGTCACCGGCCTTCTCGATGGCCTTGCGTGCGCCCTCGGGCAGCTTGGCCTCGCCCAGCGGGCTCGTGATCCTGCCCTCGCCCACCTTGCCCGGCAGGAAGTTCATCGACGGGCTGCCGATGAAGCCTGCGACGAAGAGGTTGACGGGGTGGTCGTAGAGCTCCTGCGGGGAGCCGACCTGCTGGATGAGACCCCCTCGCATCACGACGACCCGGTCGCCGAGGGTCATCGCCTCGGTCTGGTCGTGCGTGACGTAGATCGTCGTGGTCCCCAGCGCCTTCTGGATGCGGGACACCTGGGTCCGCATCTGCACCCGCAGCTTGGCGTCGAGGTTCGACAGCGGCTCGTCCATGAGGAAGGCCTTGGGCTGGCGCACGATCGCCCGTCCCATCGCCACGCGCTGGCGCT
This Knoellia sp. p5-6-4 DNA region includes the following protein-coding sequences:
- the ugpC gene encoding sn-glycerol-3-phosphate ABC transporter ATP-binding protein UgpC, producing the protein MAEIVLENVVKRYPDGALAVDHFNLTIADGEFIILVGPSGCGKSTTLNMIAGLEDITEGKLIIDGQMVNDKAPKDRDIAMVFQSYALYPHMTVGENMGFPLKLAGVDKATIDKKVKEAAEMLELTQHLDRKPSNLSGGQRQRVAMGRAIVRQPKAFLMDEPLSNLDAKLRVQMRTQVSRIQKALGTTTIYVTHDQTEAMTLGDRVVVMRGGLIQQVGSPQELYDHPVNLFVAGFIGSPSMNFLPGKVGEGRITSPLGEAKLPEGARKAIEKAGDVRDVIIGIRPEHFEDAKIVRDSEGGRFTTTVDLVESMGSDVFVYFTLRAEEAHSKDLEDLAADTGYDLHGDGITITARLDAASRVREGAEVELWYDTSKMQIFDAKTGQNLVARPTDEDSPENPPSAPAMASGERDEGEA
- a CDS encoding acyl-CoA dehydrogenase family protein; the protein is MSTHAVTNQVPPLSGHSLLTSDPALEEGLRRWAGATAYEDIAVLAELAGRPEAQRAGDLANLHTPVLRTHAPTGERVDEVEFHPSWHDLMDTAVVHGLTAGPWTEPAGSGAHVRRAAGFIVWSQVEAGHLCPVSMTYAAVPALRANPELSAAWVPKLASREYDFGLRPLSGKRGAIAGMGMTEKQGGSDVRANTTVATAAPGGPLAGGHTYRLTGHKWFLSAPMSDAFLVLAQTEAGPTCFLVPRVLDDGTRNPFALQRLKDKLGNRSNASSEVEFDGTWGVRVGDEGRGVRTIIDMVASTRLDCVLGSTATMRQAVVRAVHHARHRSAFGARLVEQPLMRNVLVDLVLETEAATTLSLRLAHAVDEGDSDFSRLAVAVGKYWVCKRTAPVVAEALECLGGNGYVEENGLARLYREAPLNSIWEGSGNVNALDVLRAVSRQPQAVEAFVREAKRGLGHSAALDDAIDGLEEVARYAAEPGAAVGARRVVETLAVTLQAALLAQHAPSEVADAFVASRIAGGHGHTLGTLDGSLVQDSAERILERALVL
- a CDS encoding YihY/virulence factor BrkB family protein is translated as MVSVKARVKRHLARVPGATALARLTVETIRVCLRYRVTGLASEAGFFALLSLPPLVLGLFGGVGYVGQWLGQETVDEITGGIQTWAERFLTDTLITDALLPTVNDVLGRGRLDLISVGFLLSIWSGSRALNVFVDTISIMYGQSGVRGIVQTRALSLTLYLVSLVVGIIVIPLVLIGPTWLEALLPESLDFLFWLYWPVVTFIAVASLTTLYHISTPRRTPWLRDMPGAVLTLVIWALSSFVLRGTVAASLGGTSIYGPLSTPIVLLIWLYFLAIAILIGAALNAAIRLLWPVQERPSARARAVGWVKREVRRRRTAEEAAGRSGGAGEPEAAAEVFGGLGGAPGGPVGTPDEPVGAPAGAGAGDGSEEPAAAKRKKSRPLTPLPEDPERVARKAARKAARRAARSAS